One Mycolicibacterium fortuitum subsp. fortuitum genomic window carries:
- the scpA gene encoding methylmalonyl-CoA mutase produces MTATTGSEIRSFAEIPLHGETSPQPATPDAVQQHVAAAAAAHGYAPEQLTWTTPEGIDVKPVYIAADRDEAAAAGYPLDSFPGAPPFVRGPYPTMYVNQPWTIRQYAGFSTAAESNAFYRRNLAAGQKGLSVAFDLATHRGYDSDHPRVQGDVGMAGVAIDSILDMRQLFDGIDLSTVSVSMTMNGAVLPILALYVVAAEEQGVPPEKLAGTIQNDILKEFMVRNTYIYPPKPSMRIISDIFAYTSAKMPKFNSISISGYHIQEAGATADLELAYTLADGVEYIKAGLDAGLDIDKFAPRLSFFWGIGMNFFMEVAKLRAGRLLWSELVAQFDPKSDKSLSLRTHSQTSGWSLTAQDVFNNVARTCIEAMAATQGHTQSLHTNALDEALALPTDFSARIARNTQLLLQQESGTTRPIDPWGGSYYVEWLTHQLAEKARAHIQEVNEHGGMAQAISDGIPKLRIEEAAARTQARIDSGAQPLIGVNKYQVEEDQEIEVLKVENSRVRAEQLAKLQQLRADRDESATQAALAELTRAAEATGSAGEDGLGNNLLALAIDAARAKATLGEISDALEKVYGRHQAEIRTISGVYRDEIGAGNITPLSNATSLVNQFAEADGRRPRILVAKMGQDGHDRGQKVIATAFADIGFDVDVGSLFSTPEEVARQAADNDVHVVGVSSLAAGHLTLVPALRDALAEVGRPDIMIVVGGVIPPGDFDELYEAGATAIFPPGTVIAEAAIGLLQKLADRLGYQLS; encoded by the coding sequence ATGACTGCCACAACAGGATCAGAGATCCGTAGCTTCGCCGAGATACCGCTGCACGGGGAGACTTCGCCCCAGCCGGCCACCCCGGACGCGGTGCAGCAGCACGTCGCGGCGGCCGCCGCCGCGCACGGTTACGCCCCGGAGCAGCTGACGTGGACCACGCCCGAGGGCATCGACGTCAAGCCGGTGTACATCGCCGCCGACAGGGACGAGGCGGCCGCCGCCGGCTACCCGCTGGACAGCTTCCCGGGCGCACCGCCGTTCGTGCGGGGGCCGTACCCCACCATGTACGTCAACCAGCCGTGGACCATCCGCCAGTACGCCGGGTTCTCCACCGCCGCCGAATCGAATGCGTTCTACCGGCGCAACCTGGCCGCCGGGCAGAAGGGTCTGTCGGTGGCCTTCGACCTGGCCACCCACCGCGGCTATGACTCCGACCATCCGCGCGTGCAGGGTGACGTCGGAATGGCCGGTGTGGCAATCGATTCCATCCTCGATATGCGCCAATTGTTCGACGGCATCGATCTGTCGACGGTGTCGGTGTCGATGACCATGAACGGCGCGGTGCTGCCCATCCTTGCGCTCTACGTCGTCGCCGCCGAGGAGCAGGGGGTGCCACCGGAGAAGCTGGCCGGGACCATCCAGAACGACATCCTCAAAGAGTTCATGGTCCGCAACACCTACATCTATCCGCCCAAGCCGTCGATGCGGATCATCTCGGACATCTTCGCCTATACCAGTGCCAAGATGCCGAAGTTCAACTCGATCTCGATCTCGGGCTACCACATCCAAGAGGCCGGGGCCACAGCTGATCTGGAGCTCGCCTACACGTTGGCCGACGGTGTCGAGTACATCAAGGCCGGCCTGGACGCCGGACTGGACATCGACAAGTTCGCGCCGCGCCTGTCCTTCTTCTGGGGTATCGGCATGAACTTCTTCATGGAGGTGGCCAAGCTGCGTGCCGGGCGCCTGCTGTGGAGCGAGCTGGTGGCACAGTTCGACCCCAAGAGCGACAAGTCGCTCTCTCTGCGCACCCACTCGCAGACCTCGGGCTGGTCGCTGACCGCACAGGACGTGTTCAACAACGTCGCGCGCACCTGCATCGAGGCGATGGCCGCCACACAGGGCCACACCCAGTCGCTGCACACCAACGCTCTGGACGAGGCGCTGGCACTGCCCACCGACTTCTCCGCGCGGATCGCCCGCAACACCCAGCTGCTGCTGCAGCAGGAGTCGGGGACCACCCGCCCGATCGACCCGTGGGGTGGCTCGTATTACGTCGAGTGGCTCACCCACCAGCTGGCGGAGAAGGCGCGTGCGCACATCCAGGAGGTCAACGAACACGGCGGCATGGCACAGGCCATCAGCGACGGGATTCCGAAGCTGCGCATCGAAGAGGCGGCCGCCCGGACCCAGGCCCGCATCGACTCCGGTGCCCAGCCGCTGATCGGCGTCAACAAGTACCAGGTGGAAGAGGACCAGGAGATCGAGGTCCTCAAGGTCGAGAACAGCCGGGTGCGAGCCGAGCAGCTGGCCAAGCTGCAGCAGCTGCGAGCCGATCGTGACGAGTCGGCGACCCAGGCCGCGCTCGCGGAGCTCACCCGCGCCGCGGAGGCCACGGGTTCCGCCGGTGAGGACGGGCTGGGCAACAACCTGCTGGCCCTGGCCATCGACGCGGCCCGGGCCAAGGCCACGCTCGGCGAGATCTCGGACGCCCTGGAGAAGGTGTACGGGCGCCACCAAGCCGAGATCCGTACGATTTCGGGCGTCTACCGCGACGAGATCGGAGCCGGGAACATCACTCCTCTTTCCAATGCGACCAGCCTGGTGAATCAGTTCGCCGAGGCCGACGGCCGTCGGCCCCGCATCCTGGTGGCCAAGATGGGCCAGGACGGTCACGACCGCGGACAGAAGGTGATCGCGACGGCGTTCGCCGACATCGGCTTCGACGTCGACGTGGGCTCGCTGTTCTCGACCCCGGAGGAGGTGGCCCGTCAGGCTGCCGACAACGACGTGCATGTGGTCGGGGTGTCGTCATTGGCCGCCGGACACCTGACCTTGGTGCCCGCGCTGCGTGACGCGTTGGCCGAGGTGGGCCGGCCCGACATCATGATCGTCGTCGGCGGGGTCATCCCGCCCGGGGACTTCGACGAGCTCTACGAAGCCGGAGCGACCGCGATCTTCCCGCCCGGCACGGTGATCGCCGAGGCGGCCATCGGCCTGCTGCAGAAGCTGGCAGACCGGCTCGGTTACCAGTTGAGCTAG
- a CDS encoding TVP38/TMEM64 family protein: protein MKPVVRTLRVLRAAVISTVSQLPPRRIVGLLAGIVILVAVAVLVPLPTAMQMRDWATSVGPWFPLAFLGAHIVVTVFPFPRTAFTLAAGLLFGPALGVAIAVVASAVSAVLALFLIRAAGWQLNRLIPHPRIDSLDARLRRRGWPVVLSMRLIPAVPFSVLNYAAGASAVRVMPYTLATLVGLFPGTAAVVVLGDALTGNISPALVLVSLSTAALGVAGLIYEWRLHHRDRVRLPHDTAPEERVSHTQQ, encoded by the coding sequence GTGAAACCCGTCGTCAGAACACTGCGCGTGCTGCGCGCCGCGGTGATCTCGACGGTTTCCCAGCTTCCGCCTCGACGGATAGTGGGCCTGTTGGCCGGCATTGTGATTCTTGTCGCAGTCGCAGTGCTGGTTCCGTTGCCGACCGCGATGCAAATGCGGGACTGGGCCACCTCGGTCGGTCCATGGTTCCCACTGGCCTTTCTGGGCGCCCACATCGTCGTCACGGTCTTCCCTTTCCCGCGCACCGCATTCACCCTGGCCGCGGGCCTGCTGTTCGGGCCGGCGCTCGGCGTGGCGATCGCCGTGGTGGCCAGTGCCGTGAGTGCGGTGCTCGCGCTGTTCTTGATCCGCGCGGCCGGTTGGCAACTCAACCGGTTGATCCCCCATCCCAGGATCGACTCGCTCGATGCCCGACTGCGCCGGCGAGGCTGGCCGGTGGTGCTGTCGATGCGGCTGATCCCCGCAGTTCCGTTCTCGGTACTCAACTACGCCGCAGGCGCCTCTGCCGTCCGGGTCATGCCTTACACGCTCGCGACCCTGGTCGGCTTGTTCCCCGGTACGGCGGCGGTCGTCGTTCTGGGCGACGCGTTGACCGGGAACATCAGCCCGGCGCTGGTCCTGGTGTCTTTGAGCACAGCGGCGCTGGGCGTGGCCGGCCTGATCTACGAATGGCGCCTCCACCACCGTGACCGCGTTCGCCTGCCGCACGACACGGCGCCCGAGGAACGCGTTTCCCACACTCAGCAGTGA
- a CDS encoding DUF4333 domain-containing protein: protein MRNVKSKLHVMVAAAVVGGVVLTGCGGGTPAGTHSTVAKTKLQTMAKEKLEAAAKRKAKSVTCDDGIVGKVGATQHCVLTAKDGTKYGVTATVKNVESDKINIDFKVDDKPSS from the coding sequence ATGAGGAACGTGAAGTCGAAACTGCACGTGATGGTGGCTGCCGCGGTGGTCGGCGGGGTGGTGCTGACCGGCTGCGGAGGCGGCACGCCCGCCGGCACACATTCGACCGTGGCCAAGACCAAGCTGCAAACCATGGCGAAGGAGAAGCTGGAAGCCGCGGCCAAGCGCAAGGCGAAGTCTGTGACCTGCGACGACGGTATTGTCGGCAAGGTGGGCGCCACCCAGCACTGTGTGCTGACGGCCAAGGACGGCACCAAGTACGGCGTTACGGCTACGGTCAAGAATGTCGAGTCCGACAAGATAAACATCGACTTCAAAGTGGACGACAAGCCGAGCTCATGA
- a CDS encoding NfeD family protein: MPLPLIWLILALGLAGAEALTGDMFLLMLAGGALAATGSSWLFDLPVWGDGLVFLVVSVLLLVLVRPALRRRFEAGKGLPEPVKALEGKSALVLDRVAQHEGQVKLDGEVWTARPLDDNDVYEPGDHVTVVRIDGATAVVFKTM, from the coding sequence ATGCCACTTCCGCTGATCTGGCTCATCCTGGCGCTGGGGCTTGCCGGGGCAGAGGCGCTGACCGGTGACATGTTCCTGCTCATGCTGGCCGGCGGGGCACTGGCGGCGACCGGATCGAGTTGGCTGTTCGACCTGCCGGTCTGGGGTGACGGTCTGGTGTTTCTCGTGGTGTCGGTGCTTTTGCTGGTTCTGGTCCGGCCGGCGCTGCGACGCCGTTTCGAGGCCGGGAAGGGGCTTCCCGAGCCCGTCAAGGCGCTCGAAGGCAAATCTGCGCTGGTGCTGGACCGGGTGGCCCAGCACGAAGGGCAGGTAAAGCTCGACGGAGAGGTCTGGACGGCGCGGCCGCTCGACGACAACGACGTCTACGAACCGGGCGATCACGTGACCGTTGTCAGGATCGACGGCGCCACGGCGGTGGTCTTCAAGACGATGTAG
- a CDS encoding nitroreductase family deazaflavin-dependent oxidoreductase has product MAALPDLGARLLRNRRLVRAPIWLYRIGAGALFGSRILMLEHIGRTSGAHRYVVLEVVGRPSPDSIVVASGFGDKAQWFRNVVANPRVRVWLGSHRPVPAVARVLDQQAVDQVLADYRAQHPKTWDQFKLVLEETLGQPITDTGAPLPMVELRVQTSR; this is encoded by the coding sequence ATGGCCGCCCTGCCCGATCTCGGCGCCCGACTCCTACGCAACCGCCGGCTGGTGCGCGCCCCGATCTGGCTCTACCGAATTGGCGCCGGGGCGCTGTTCGGCTCGAGGATCTTGATGCTCGAACACATCGGTCGCACGTCCGGCGCACATCGCTACGTCGTGCTCGAAGTCGTCGGCCGGCCGAGCCCGGACTCCATCGTCGTGGCCTCGGGGTTCGGCGACAAGGCGCAGTGGTTCCGCAATGTTGTGGCCAATCCGCGGGTCCGGGTGTGGCTCGGCAGCCACCGGCCTGTTCCCGCGGTCGCCCGCGTGCTCGATCAGCAGGCCGTCGACCAGGTGCTGGCCGATTACCGGGCTCAGCATCCGAAGACCTGGGACCAGTTCAAGCTCGTGCTGGAAGAGACGCTCGGCCAACCGATCACCGACACCGGCGCACCGCTGCCCATGGTGGAACTACGGGTACAGACTTCGCGGTGA
- a CDS encoding RES domain-containing protein — MSRQRPALGSPPDVSGFPRSRLRTDHLLYRAHTVGKSPWWFSSDLSGRFDLLPPNGTCYLATDVMAALRERFGHDLVRQGVVTFDAAARTVVSRVRVPSARWLANTCSVRASSFVGLTREISTCPDYELPQAWAAAFFATGRHGGVRYQTRFSTGAGANAVALFDDAGQRDWVGDPSPTPGVQACVTVGIIVAHRPTRRQVRIQPPPGHPDDH; from the coding sequence GTGAGCCGTCAACGGCCCGCGTTGGGTTCACCGCCGGATGTCTCCGGGTTCCCGCGGTCCCGGCTGCGTACGGACCATCTGTTGTACCGGGCGCACACCGTGGGAAAGTCGCCGTGGTGGTTCTCTTCTGACCTGAGCGGCCGCTTCGATCTGCTTCCGCCGAACGGAACCTGTTATCTGGCAACCGATGTCATGGCGGCATTGCGGGAGCGCTTCGGCCACGATCTGGTTCGCCAGGGGGTGGTCACGTTCGACGCCGCGGCGCGCACCGTGGTGTCGAGGGTGCGGGTGCCGTCGGCGCGATGGCTGGCCAACACCTGCTCGGTGCGGGCTTCTTCCTTCGTCGGACTGACGCGCGAGATCAGTACCTGCCCGGACTATGAGTTGCCGCAGGCGTGGGCCGCGGCTTTCTTCGCCACCGGGCGCCATGGCGGAGTCCGTTATCAGACCCGCTTCAGCACCGGCGCGGGAGCGAACGCGGTGGCACTGTTCGACGATGCGGGACAACGTGATTGGGTCGGCGACCCGTCACCGACCCCAGGCGTACAGGCGTGCGTCACCGTGGGCATCATCGTCGCGCACCGGCCCACCCGGCGTCAGGTGCGGATCCAACCTCCACCCGGTCATCCGGACGATCACTGA
- a CDS encoding ferrochelatase: MPFLENVTRGRGIPAERLAEVAEHYLHFGGVSPINGINRALIEQLRLQLPDLPVYFGNRNWEPYVEDTVAEMRDNGIRRAAVFTTSAWGGYSSCAQYVEDIVRARTAAGPDAPELVKLRQYFDHPLLVEMFADSIAAAAETLPAELRDEARLVFTAHSVPIAADERHGPRIYSRQVAYATRLVAAAAGYDDYDQVWQSRSGPPRIPWLEPDVADHLATLGQKGTRAVIVCPIGFVADHIEVVWDLDHELRLQAEAAGIAFARAGTPNADPRFARLAAGLIEELRTGTEPLRVAGPDPVAGYGCSVNGAPCAPDCCITRS, translated from the coding sequence ATGCCCTTCCTGGAGAACGTCACCCGAGGGCGCGGCATCCCGGCGGAGCGGCTGGCCGAGGTGGCCGAGCACTACCTGCATTTCGGTGGTGTGTCGCCGATCAACGGCATCAACCGCGCACTCATCGAGCAGTTGCGGCTGCAGCTGCCCGATCTGCCGGTGTACTTCGGCAACCGGAACTGGGAACCATACGTCGAGGACACGGTTGCGGAGATGCGCGACAACGGCATTCGTCGCGCGGCAGTTTTCACCACGTCGGCATGGGGCGGATATTCCAGCTGCGCCCAGTACGTCGAGGACATCGTCCGGGCGCGGACCGCGGCCGGACCTGACGCGCCCGAGCTGGTCAAGCTGCGCCAGTACTTCGATCATCCGCTGTTGGTGGAGATGTTCGCCGACTCGATCGCAGCGGCGGCCGAGACGCTGCCGGCCGAGCTGCGTGACGAGGCCAGGCTGGTGTTCACCGCGCACTCGGTGCCCATCGCCGCCGACGAGCGCCACGGCCCGCGGATCTACAGTCGCCAGGTCGCCTACGCCACGCGCCTGGTCGCCGCCGCAGCGGGATATGACGACTACGACCAGGTGTGGCAGTCGCGGTCGGGGCCGCCCCGCATACCGTGGCTGGAACCCGACGTGGCCGATCACCTGGCGACGTTGGGGCAGAAGGGAACCCGGGCGGTCATCGTCTGCCCGATCGGATTCGTCGCCGACCACATCGAGGTGGTGTGGGATCTCGACCACGAACTTCGGTTGCAGGCCGAAGCGGCCGGAATCGCCTTCGCCCGGGCCGGCACGCCGAATGCGGACCCGCGTTTCGCCCGGTTGGCCGCCGGGTTGATCGAGGAGCTGCGCACCGGTACCGAGCCGCTGCGCGTCGCCGGTCCCGACCCCGTCGCCGGCTACGGATGCAGCGTCAACGGCGCGCCGTGCGCGCCGGACTGCTGCATTACCCGGTCCTGA
- a CDS encoding SPFH domain-containing protein, whose translation MEGAVAGLILLLVLVVFAIIIVAKSVALIPQAEAAVIERLGRYSRTVSGQLTLLVPFIDRIRARVDLRERVVSFPPQPVITEDNLTLNIDTVVYFQVTNPQAAVYQISNYIVGVEQLTTTTLRNVVGGMTLEQTLTSRDSINAQLRGVLDEATGRWGLRVARVELRSIDPPPSIQESMEKQMKADRDKRAMILTAEGVRESSIKQAEGQKQSQILAAEGAKQAAILAAEADRQSRMLRAQGERAAQYLQAQGQAKAIEKTFAAIKAGRPTPEMLAYQYLQTLPQMAKGEANKVWLVPSDFGSALQGFTKLLGAPGEDGVFRYTPSPVEENLPKPEDDSDEVAEWFSTDTDPAIAQAVAKAEAEARATTPPLGAPSAQQSLGVQPGAFPTELEGGAHRAP comes from the coding sequence ATGGAAGGTGCCGTAGCCGGGCTGATCTTGCTGCTCGTGCTGGTGGTCTTCGCGATCATCATCGTGGCGAAATCAGTTGCGCTCATTCCGCAGGCCGAGGCAGCGGTGATCGAGAGGTTGGGCCGCTACAGCCGCACGGTCAGCGGTCAGCTGACGCTGCTGGTGCCGTTCATCGATCGGATCCGGGCCCGGGTGGACCTGCGCGAGCGGGTGGTCTCCTTCCCGCCGCAGCCGGTGATCACCGAGGACAACCTGACGCTGAACATCGACACCGTGGTCTACTTCCAGGTCACCAACCCGCAGGCCGCGGTGTACCAGATCAGCAACTACATCGTCGGTGTGGAGCAGCTGACCACCACCACGCTGCGCAACGTCGTCGGCGGCATGACCCTGGAGCAGACGCTCACGTCGCGCGACTCGATCAACGCCCAGCTGCGTGGTGTGCTGGACGAGGCCACCGGCCGCTGGGGGCTGCGGGTGGCGCGCGTCGAACTGCGCAGCATCGATCCGCCGCCGTCGATCCAGGAGTCGATGGAAAAGCAGATGAAGGCCGACCGCGACAAGCGAGCGATGATCCTCACCGCAGAGGGTGTCCGCGAATCCTCGATCAAACAGGCCGAAGGTCAGAAGCAGTCCCAGATCCTGGCCGCCGAGGGTGCCAAGCAGGCCGCGATCCTGGCCGCCGAGGCCGACCGACAATCGCGGATGTTGCGCGCTCAGGGTGAACGTGCCGCCCAGTACCTGCAGGCGCAGGGTCAGGCCAAGGCCATCGAGAAGACCTTCGCTGCGATCAAGGCAGGCCGGCCGACGCCGGAGATGCTGGCCTACCAATATCTGCAGACGTTGCCGCAGATGGCCAAGGGCGAGGCCAACAAGGTGTGGCTGGTGCCCAGCGATTTCGGTTCGGCCCTGCAGGGTTTCACCAAGCTGCTGGGTGCGCCGGGGGAGGACGGCGTATTCCGCTACACACCGTCTCCGGTCGAGGAGAATCTGCCCAAGCCCGAAGACGACAGCGACGAAGTCGCCGAGTGGTTCTCCACCGATACCGATCCGGCGATCGCGCAGGCCGTGGCCAAGGCCGAGGCCGAGGCCAGAGCCACGACGCCGCCGCTGGGTGCCCCGTCGGCGCAGCAATCGCTGGGAGTGCAGCCGGGTGCTTTCCCCACTGAACTGGAAGGCGGCGCGCACCGAGCACCGTAG
- the meaB gene encoding methylmalonyl Co-A mutase-associated GTPase MeaB, which yields MAASVSELAAAIRSGDRASLARAITMVESTRADHRDQAQQLLLELMPDAGRAQHIGITGVPGVGKSTTIEALGMYLIEAGHRVAVLAVDPSSTRTGGSILGDKTRMAKLAVHPDAYIRPSPTSGTLGGVAKATRETIVLLEAAAYDVILVETVGVGQSEVTVSNMVDTFVFLTLARTGDQLQGIKKGVLELADVIVVNKADGEHAIEAKAAARELTGAIRLIYPRETLWRPPVLTMSAIEGHGLAELWETVLKHREVLTEAGEFDARRRAQQVDWTWSMVRDTVLDRVMSHPGVRDIRSEVERRVREGELTPALAAQQILEAAD from the coding sequence GTGGCTGCATCAGTTTCCGAGCTGGCGGCCGCTATCCGCAGTGGTGACCGCGCCTCGTTGGCGCGGGCCATCACCATGGTGGAATCCACCCGGGCCGACCATCGTGACCAGGCTCAACAGTTGCTGCTGGAGTTGATGCCCGACGCGGGCAGAGCTCAACACATCGGCATCACAGGGGTTCCCGGCGTCGGCAAGTCGACGACCATCGAAGCCCTCGGTATGTACCTGATCGAGGCCGGCCACCGCGTCGCGGTCCTGGCGGTGGACCCGTCCTCCACCCGGACCGGAGGTTCGATCCTGGGCGACAAGACCAGGATGGCCAAGCTGGCGGTCCATCCGGATGCCTACATCCGGCCGTCACCGACGTCCGGCACCCTCGGCGGGGTGGCCAAGGCCACCCGCGAGACCATCGTTCTGTTGGAGGCGGCGGCCTACGACGTCATCCTGGTCGAGACGGTCGGGGTGGGGCAGTCCGAGGTCACGGTGTCGAACATGGTCGACACGTTCGTCTTCCTCACCCTGGCCCGCACGGGTGACCAACTGCAGGGCATCAAGAAGGGTGTGCTGGAGCTGGCCGATGTCATCGTCGTCAACAAGGCCGACGGCGAGCATGCGATCGAGGCCAAGGCCGCTGCCCGCGAACTGACGGGCGCGATCCGTCTCATCTACCCGCGCGAAACACTTTGGCGGCCACCGGTTCTCACCATGAGTGCGATCGAAGGCCACGGGCTTGCCGAATTGTGGGAGACGGTGCTCAAGCATCGCGAGGTGCTCACCGAGGCCGGTGAGTTCGATGCCAGGCGCCGGGCGCAGCAGGTGGATTGGACCTGGTCGATGGTGCGTGACACGGTGCTGGACCGTGTCATGTCTCACCCCGGTGTGCGCGACATCCGCAGCGAGGTGGAGCGCCGCGTGCGCGAGGGTGAACTCACCCCGGCGTTGGCCGCCCAGCAGATTCTCGAAGCGGCTGACTGA
- the mutA gene encoding methylmalonyl-CoA mutase small subunit, which translates to MRVSLQGTSAVEADRGRWRTAVAGVLAKSSRRDVADLPAEPERLLDSQTYEGFAIRPLYTTLDAVPESALPGQWPFVRGGDALRDVKSGWRVVESFPAVPGTDVGTVNGAVLVALTEGASALALRVGGEDGISLNELDRLLDGVFLDLVPVIFDGVASTEHNLAGIAEAVLPLLKDLDDDQRSRLSIDLGADPLTAQLSGKSAADEADLLATVGKLTGYAGGVRAVTVDGPAFHNLGSSAAWELAGSIAAAVSYLRVLTDGGVSAADALRQISFRYAADDDQFMTIAKLRVARQLWARVAEVVGAAEHGAARIHAVTSLPMMTQRDPWVNMLRTTLAAFSAGVGGADTVQVHPFDAAIPGGLEGTSTSFARRIARNTQLLLLEESHIGQVLDPAGGSWFVEDLTAQLAEQAWAHFQDIETRGGFVAARDYIAAQIAEVAERRKDDIAHRRTAITGVNEFPNLDEKPLPQAASASSIARYAAGFEALRDRSDAFLASTGARPKVLLLPLGPLAEHNIRTTFASNLLASGGIEAINPGTVEAAAIAAAVADAGAPTVAVLCGTDARYGAEASDAVAAARAAGVRQVLLAGSEKAVSEAVSKPDGYLTAKIDAVEALSNLLTGLGA; encoded by the coding sequence ATGCGGGTGTCGTTACAGGGGACTAGCGCGGTCGAAGCGGACCGTGGGCGGTGGCGGACGGCGGTGGCCGGGGTGCTGGCCAAGAGCAGCCGGCGGGATGTGGCCGATCTGCCGGCTGAGCCCGAGCGCCTACTGGATTCGCAGACATACGAGGGTTTCGCCATCCGGCCGCTCTATACGACCCTGGACGCAGTGCCCGAGTCCGCGCTGCCGGGGCAGTGGCCATTTGTCCGTGGCGGCGATGCCCTTCGCGACGTGAAGTCCGGTTGGCGGGTCGTCGAGAGCTTCCCGGCCGTTCCCGGTACCGATGTCGGGACGGTCAACGGAGCGGTCCTGGTGGCGTTGACCGAGGGCGCCAGCGCGCTGGCCCTGCGGGTCGGCGGCGAGGACGGTATCTCGCTGAATGAGCTGGACCGCCTGCTGGACGGTGTGTTCCTGGATCTGGTGCCGGTGATCTTCGACGGTGTCGCAAGCACCGAGCACAACCTGGCCGGTATCGCCGAAGCAGTCTTGCCGCTGCTGAAAGACCTGGACGATGACCAGCGCTCGCGGCTGTCGATCGACCTGGGTGCCGATCCGCTGACCGCGCAGCTTTCGGGGAAGTCCGCCGCCGACGAGGCAGACCTACTGGCCACCGTCGGCAAGCTCACCGGCTACGCCGGCGGAGTGCGGGCGGTCACCGTCGACGGTCCCGCGTTCCACAACCTCGGTTCGAGCGCTGCCTGGGAACTCGCCGGATCGATCGCCGCGGCGGTCTCCTACCTGCGTGTGCTCACCGACGGCGGAGTGTCCGCCGCAGATGCGTTGCGGCAGATCAGTTTCCGCTATGCAGCTGACGACGACCAGTTCATGACGATCGCCAAGCTGCGCGTCGCCCGACAGTTGTGGGCGCGCGTCGCCGAGGTGGTGGGAGCAGCTGAGCACGGCGCAGCCCGCATCCACGCTGTCACCTCACTGCCGATGATGACCCAGCGGGATCCCTGGGTGAACATGTTGCGCACCACACTGGCTGCCTTCTCCGCGGGCGTCGGCGGAGCCGACACCGTGCAGGTGCATCCGTTCGACGCGGCGATTCCCGGCGGTCTGGAGGGAACGTCGACCAGTTTCGCCCGGCGGATCGCCCGCAACACCCAGTTGTTGCTGCTCGAAGAGTCGCACATCGGTCAGGTGCTCGATCCGGCCGGCGGTTCGTGGTTCGTCGAGGACCTGACGGCGCAGTTGGCCGAACAGGCGTGGGCGCACTTCCAGGACATCGAGACGCGGGGCGGGTTCGTCGCCGCACGCGACTACATCGCAGCCCAGATCGCCGAGGTCGCCGAGCGGCGCAAGGATGACATCGCGCACCGCCGCACCGCGATCACCGGGGTCAACGAGTTCCCCAATCTCGACGAAAAACCGCTCCCGCAGGCAGCTTCGGCATCGTCGATCGCTCGGTACGCGGCCGGATTCGAGGCGCTGCGTGACCGCTCGGATGCCTTCCTGGCCTCGACCGGCGCCCGTCCGAAGGTTCTGCTGCTGCCGCTGGGGCCGCTGGCCGAGCACAACATCCGGACCACGTTCGCGTCGAACCTGCTGGCGTCCGGGGGGATAGAAGCGATCAACCCCGGGACCGTCGAGGCCGCCGCGATCGCCGCGGCAGTGGCCGATGCCGGTGCTCCGACGGTGGCCGTGCTGTGCGGTACCGACGCCCGCTATGGCGCGGAGGCGTCGGACGCCGTGGCGGCTGCGCGAGCCGCCGGTGTCCGGCAGGTGCTGCTGGCCGGCTCGGAAAAGGCTGTCTCCGAAGCCGTTTCGAAACCCGATGGATATCTGACCGCCAAGATCGACGCGGTCGAAGCTTTGTCGAACCTGCTCACCGGACTGGGGGCCTGA